A stretch of the Diprion similis isolate iyDipSimi1 chromosome 14, iyDipSimi1.1, whole genome shotgun sequence genome encodes the following:
- the LOC124415079 gene encoding ciliogenesis and planar polarity effector 2-like, protein MSNAIKMDWLSSAEGESLLHHFYTRSTNKRRFYGILERPPIPSSIEEVSYKIFMAGKSGVGKTCVVSRLSGIKGSSPSGTYVETNGIKRTTIFWPVKIWDKVVLFKLQFWDASENSIKKYSHILPACKDKVDAICSVFSFDDTATLNDLPQLMNSMAATKEKPASIVVGTRYKVWSTMAVSDTQVKEFEDKWKVKVIRIDTNKAVARPEIFDCSYQLNWICSALWDRDQEFISKQVVQV, encoded by the exons ATGAGCAACGCCATAAAAATGGACTGGCTTAGCTCCGCCGAGGGCGAGTCGTTGCTGCATCACTTTTACACTCGTTCGACTAATAAGAGACGATTTTACG GTATATTGGAAAGACCACCGATACCTTCGTCGATCGAAGAAGTCTCGTACAAAATATTCATGGCGGGGAAATCGGGTGTCGGAAAGACTTGCGTCGTGTCCCGTCTTTCAGGAATCAAAGGATCGTCGCCGAGCGGGACTTACGTCGAGACAAACGGCATAAAAAGAACGACGATTTTCTGGCCTGTTAAAATATGGGACAAGGTTGTACTATTCAAATTGCAATTCTGGGACGCGTCTGAGAACAGCATCAAAAAGTACAGCCACATTTTACCG GCCTGCAAAGATAAAGTCGACGCGATTTGCAGTGTATTTTCTTTCGACGATACGGCGACTTTAAACGATCTTCCACAGCTGATGAATTCAATGGCAGCGACGAAAGAAAAACCAGCCAGTATAGTGGTCGGAACAAG GTACAAGGTTTGGTCGACGATGGCCGTGTCTGATACTCAAGTCAAGGAATTCGAAGACAAGTGGAAAGTGAAAGTGATAAGAATAGATACCAACAAGGCGGTGGCGAGACCCGAAATCTTTGACTGCTCATATCAGCTGAATTGGATTTGCTCTGCGCTTTGGGATAGGGATCAAGAATTTATATCGAAACAAGTAGTGCAAGTTTGA
- the LOC124415080 gene encoding peroxisomal membrane protein 11B, whose translation MDKIVKLNNQTAGRDKIIRLLQYGSRASWYFFQNGERTRQRIDVLKSLEYTFSSFRKLLRLGRCLDLLYSALSSMRYPDLVVRITMTLSKISNALFLLADHIIWVGRAGICQVNVEKWNQVSNKYWLMAIVMNLVRDVYEISKIMEQETAGLKLRAVKTCKFDLPMQFRALCCVKNHTDVFVDTIKNSCDIFIPLTSLGYTRFNPGVVGLLGLISSAAGIYSLVYPLAKLTPA comes from the exons ATGGATAAGATAGTGAAGCTGAACAATCAAACAGCCGGAAGAGACAAGATTATAAG gCTACTGCAGTACGGCAGCAGGGCCAGCTggtatttctttcaaaacgGAGAACGGACCAGGCAGAGAATCGATGTTCTCAAAAGTCTCGAATACACCTTCAGCTCCTTTCGAAAAC tcTTGCGGCTCGGAAGATGTTTGGACTTGTTGTACTCGGCGTTGTCTTCAATGAGGTATCCAGATTTGGTTGTGAGGATAACGATGACATTGTCCAAGATATCCAACGCGTTGTTCCTGCTTGCAGACCACATAATCTGGGTCGGCAGAGCAGGGATTTGCCAGGTGAACGTTGAGAAGTGGAATCAAGTGTCAAACAAGTACTGGCTGATGGCGATAGTGATGAACCTTGTACGAGACGTTTATGAGATATCGAAAATAATGGAGCAGGAAACGGCTGGCCTAAAATTGCGGGCTGTTAAAACGTGTAAATTTGATCTACCAATGCAGTTTCGAGCTTTGTGTTGCGTAAAGAATCACACAGATGTTTTTGTCGACACGATAAAAAATAGTTGCGACATTTTCATACCTCTAACTTCTCTCGGTTACACCAGATTCAATCCTGGAGTCGTCGGACTCCTCGGTCTCATTTCTTCCGCTGCCGGTATCTACAGCCTTGTTTATCCGTTGGCCAAATTGACGCCTGCGTAA
- the LOC124415077 gene encoding ceramide transfer protein → MAEEKVNNTHCHYSEEEDEESDGVVVPELQGILSKWTNYIHGWQSRFIVLKDGTLSYYKSEQDSGFGCRGSISLYKAVIKAHEFDECRFDVSVNDCLVWYLRANTPEEKQRWVDVLKSYKAESGYGSENSLKRHGSAVSLTSNTQSTASGGSFSKRGLRGLKEKLAEMETFKNILVQQIDTLQKYFDNCADIAKVSPATNQQNLTDVEFDPAEQSVDFKGEAITFKATSEGVLATLQHCLDLMTQREDAWRRRWEREVEKRRRVEELYYKAVKEQVATSREDFPTPRVLIHGGPDYEEGPHSTLCDEEFYDAVETGLDKIDEENQLRDRLKQKVVSIPTSPTTPAAKHRLWPEIDKVSTEQLHYARLGVGGAGGWQLFAEDGDMRMYRREEEADGLVVDPLKACHVVKGVTGHEVCNIFYSPEYRSGWEATLEDMTVVEKISEDTLVFLQTHKRIWPASQRDALFWSHIRRVSDDQDPDAHDLWIVCNHSTEYTEHPPNAGKCVRVYLTVCLVCQTFIDPPKEGSEITRDDITCKITYCSVVNPGGWAPASVLRAVYKREYPKFLKRFTSYCIDQCKDKPILF, encoded by the exons ATGGCCGAGGAAAAAGTCAACAACACTCACTGCCACTACagcgaggaggaggacgaggaatCCGACGGCGTCGTCGTCCCCGAACTCCAGGGCATATTGTCCAAGTGGACGAACTACATCCACGGCTGGCAGTCCCGTTTCATCGTCCTCAAGGACGGCACCCTCTCCTATTACAAATCGGAACAGGATAGCGGATTCGGCTGCCGAGGATCCATTAGCCTCTACAAAGCTGTTATCAAG gctCACGAATTTGACGAATGCAGATTCGACGTGTCCGTCAATGATTGTCTTGTTTGGTATTTAAGAGCCAATACTCCTGAAGAAAAGCAACGTTGGGTCGACGTTTTGAAATCGTACAAG gcAGAGTCTGGATACGGTAGCGAAAATAGCCTGAAACGTCATGGCAGCGCCGTATCTCTCACATCCAATACACAGTCCACGGCGAGCGGTGGTAGTTTTAGTAAACGCGGGCTCCGAGGGCTGAAGGAAAAGTTGGCGGAAATGGAAACTTTCAAGAATATATTAGTCCAACAGATTGACACGCTCCAGAAGTATTTTGATAACTGTGCGGACATTGCCAAAGTGTCGCCGGCAACAAATCAGC AAAATCTGACTGATGTGGAGTTCGATCCGGCTGAACAATCGGTCGACTTCAAGGGTGAAGCCATCACATTTAAAGCCACCAGCGAAGGAGTCTTGGCCACTCTCCAGCACTGTCTGGATCTTATGACACAGAGGGAAGACGCCTGGCGTCGCAGGTGGGAAAGAGAAGTTGAGAAACGCCGGAGAGTCGAGGAGCTTTATTACAAAGCTGTTAAGGAACAGGTTGCCACCTCCAGAGAGGATTTCCCGACACCCAGAGTCCTCATACACGGAGGTCCTGACTACGAG GAAGGTCCGCACAGCACACTTTGCGACGAGGAATTTTACGACGCAGTCGAAACAGGCCTGGACAAaattgacgaagaaaatcagCTTCGGGACAGGTTGAAGCAGAAGGTTGTCTCCATTCCGACAAGTCCTACAACGCCGGCAGCTAAACATAGGCTTTGGCCAGAG ATTGACAAAGTCTCAACCGAGCAGCTGCATTATGCAAGACTCGGAGTAGGCGGAGCTGGAGGTTGGCAACTATTTGCAGAGGACGGAGACATGCGGATGTACAGGCGTGAGGAGGAGGCTGATGGCCTGGTTGTCGATCCACTCAAGGCTTGCCACGTTGTCAAGGGTGTGACAGGGCATGAAGTTTGCAACATATTCTACAGCCCGGAGTACAGAAGCGGATGGGAAGCAACCCTAGAGGACATGActgttgtagaaaaaatttctgaggACACTCTAGTATTTTTACAAACGCACAAACGGATATGGCCGGCCAGCCAGAGGGATGCTTTATTTTGGTCCCACATTCGAAGGGTTTCGGACGACCAGGATCCCGACGCTCACGATCTATGGATCGTCTGTAATCACAGCACTGAATACACGGAACATCCG ccaAATGCCGGAAAGTGTGTTCGAGTTTATTTAACTGTTTGCTTAGTTTGCCAAACGTTTATAGACCCGCCAAAGGAAGGAAGTGAGATTACGAGGGATGACATTACATGTAAAATTACCTACTGTTCCGTCG TTAATCCTGGCGGCTGGGCTCCAGCGTCAGTTCTTCGGGCGGTCTACAAACGGGAATATCCAAAATTTCTGAAACGCTTTACGAGCTACTGTATTGACCAATGCAAAGACAAGCCAATTTTATTCTGA
- the LOC124415081 gene encoding protein lethal(2)essential for life-like, translating to MAEVSTILTHWLSDKIDDFSTSPTCLHIHFKPPVEIPPPPPPPKKIEPCRPPINFELTIDVHQYSAQEIRVSTVNNVIVVEAKHEEKHGEHGHVTREFLRRCTVPPTSDITKATAFLSADGVLKITAPKKSACCKPGERIIPIEQTGRSSCK from the coding sequence ATGGCGGAAGTATCCACGATCCTGACTCACTGGCTGTCCGACAAAATCGACGACTTCTCCACGTCGCCGACTTGTCTTCACATCCATTTCAAGCCCCCGGTTGAAATCCCACCGCCGCCACCACCCCCGAAGAAGATCGAGCCTTGCCGTCCTCCGATTAACTTCGAGCTGACCATCGACGTCCACCAGTACTCGGCCCAGGAGATCAGGGTGTCCACCGTTAACAACGTCATCGTCGTCGAGGCCAAGCACGAGGAGAAGCACGGTGAACATGGACACGTCACCAGGGAGTTCCTGAGGCGGTGCACCGTTCCTCCGACGAGCGACATCACCAAGGCCACCGCCTTCCTCTCCGCCGATGGCGTCCTCAAGATCACCGCACCGAAAAAATCTGCTTGCTGCAAACCTGGCGAGAGGATCATCCCCATCGAACAGACCGGGCGTTCGTCCTGCAAGTGA